The following proteins are co-located in the Gordonia polyisoprenivorans genome:
- a CDS encoding DUF2461 domain-containing protein: MGFTGFPEAALDFYDDLEIDNTKAFWAAHKATYASAVAEPMAALTADLADEFGEAKLFRPYRDVRFAKDKSPYKTHQGAYVAVAPATGYYVQIGAPGVRVGGGIYDTSADRLTAIRAAIVNERSGTELERIVDELSDAGWEVGGDKLKTAPRGFDRDHPRIDLLRHKTITVMRDYGFDPVIHTADLVDRIRVDWRTTTPLIEWILRHGNA; this comes from the coding sequence ATGGGCTTCACAGGTTTTCCCGAGGCTGCGTTGGACTTCTACGACGATCTCGAGATCGACAACACGAAGGCGTTCTGGGCGGCGCACAAGGCCACGTACGCCTCGGCCGTGGCCGAGCCGATGGCTGCGCTGACCGCAGACCTCGCCGACGAGTTCGGCGAGGCCAAACTGTTCCGGCCGTATCGGGACGTGCGATTCGCCAAGGACAAGTCGCCCTACAAGACCCATCAGGGCGCATACGTCGCGGTCGCCCCGGCCACCGGGTACTACGTGCAGATCGGGGCGCCCGGGGTCCGGGTCGGCGGGGGTATCTACGACACCTCGGCCGATCGGCTCACCGCCATACGCGCCGCGATCGTCAACGAGCGCAGTGGAACCGAGCTGGAGCGGATCGTCGATGAGTTGTCCGACGCCGGTTGGGAAGTCGGCGGCGACAAGCTCAAGACCGCGCCGCGGGGATTCGACCGGGATCATCCGCGGATCGATCTCCTGCGCCATAAGACGATCACGGTCATGCGGGATTACGGATTCGATCCGGTCATCCACACCGCCGATCTCGTCGACCGCATTCGGGTCGACTGGCGGACCACCACACCGTTGATCGAATGGATTCTGCGACACGGCAATGCGTGA
- a CDS encoding IclR family transcriptional regulator has product MAGNTSVAGATVTSRVLAIIGAFDERHRVLTLSELARRSGLPVATTHRLAAELVVGDALARRPDGRFVVGRLLWEAGLRAPVSGRLKQVAEPFLHDVYAATLATVHLAVRDGAQVLYVERMAGRASVPIVSTVGSRLPLHCTGVGKVLLAHAPDDVVAESMSTLVRITPHTITSPEVLARQLEDIRVRGYATTSEEMSPGACSLAVPVMPVSDPASVVAAIGVVVPTLKRDRNRLLAALQVAASGIGRHL; this is encoded by the coding sequence ATGGCCGGCAACACGTCCGTCGCCGGGGCCACCGTCACCTCGCGGGTCCTGGCGATCATCGGGGCATTCGACGAGCGCCATCGGGTGCTCACGCTCAGCGAGCTCGCCCGGCGATCGGGGCTGCCGGTGGCGACCACGCACCGACTCGCGGCCGAACTCGTCGTCGGGGACGCGCTGGCACGTCGTCCCGACGGCCGGTTCGTGGTCGGTCGACTCCTGTGGGAGGCCGGCCTGCGGGCACCGGTCTCCGGCCGACTCAAGCAGGTCGCGGAGCCGTTCCTGCACGACGTCTATGCGGCGACGCTGGCGACCGTGCACCTCGCCGTCCGTGACGGAGCCCAGGTGCTCTACGTGGAGCGGATGGCCGGGCGCGCCTCGGTGCCGATCGTCAGCACCGTCGGCAGTCGACTTCCGTTGCACTGTACCGGCGTCGGCAAGGTGCTATTGGCGCATGCGCCGGATGATGTTGTCGCAGAATCGATGTCGACACTGGTGCGGATCACCCCGCACACGATCACCTCACCGGAGGTCCTTGCACGTCAACTCGAGGACATCCGGGTACGCGGATACGCCACCACCAGCGAGGAGATGTCGCCGGGAGCCTGCTCGTTGGCAGTGCCGGTGATGCCGGTCAGCGATCCGGCGTCGGTGGTCGCGGCCATCGGGGTCGTGGTACCCACGCTCAAACGAGACCGCAATCGGCTGCTGGCGGCTCTGCAGGTCGCTGCCAGTGGTATCGGGCGGCACCTGTGA
- the pcaH gene encoding protocatechuate 3,4-dioxygenase subunit beta yields the protein MTALNTNPDSASASQREISGEITAIETAYQHAGVEETQPRLDYPPYRSSLLRHPTKDPHHADPETLELCSPVFGERDVHKLEADLTIAHRGEPIGERIVVTGRVLDGQGRPVRRQLVEIWQANSAGRYIHKRDQHHAPIDPNFTGVGRCLTDEDGNYRFTTIKPGPYPWKNHHNAWRPAHIHFSLFGTDFTQRMITQMYFPGDPLFPFDPIYQSIVDAKARERLVAAYDHDVTSHEWSTGYRWDIVLAGSNRTPLDDEEN from the coding sequence ATGACAGCCCTCAACACCAACCCCGACAGCGCGTCGGCGAGCCAGCGGGAGATCAGTGGTGAGATCACCGCGATCGAGACCGCGTATCAGCACGCCGGCGTCGAGGAGACCCAGCCGCGTCTGGACTATCCGCCGTATCGCAGCAGCCTGCTGCGCCATCCGACCAAGGACCCGCACCACGCCGATCCGGAGACCCTCGAACTGTGCTCGCCGGTGTTCGGGGAACGTGATGTCCACAAGCTCGAAGCCGACCTCACGATCGCGCATCGCGGCGAGCCGATCGGCGAGCGCATCGTGGTGACCGGTCGTGTACTCGACGGTCAGGGCCGGCCGGTGCGTCGCCAACTCGTGGAGATCTGGCAGGCGAACTCGGCCGGGCGCTACATCCACAAACGGGACCAGCACCACGCGCCGATCGACCCCAACTTCACCGGCGTCGGGCGATGCCTGACCGACGAGGACGGCAACTACCGCTTCACCACGATCAAACCCGGCCCCTATCCGTGGAAGAACCACCACAACGCGTGGCGGCCCGCGCACATCCACTTCTCGCTGTTCGGAACCGATTTCACGCAGCGGATGATCACCCAGATGTACTTCCCGGGCGACCCGCTGTTCCCCTTCGACCCGATCTACCAGTCGATCGTCGACGCGAAGGCACGCGAGCGACTCGTCGCCGCCTACGATCACGACGTCACCAGTCACGAATGGTCCACCGGTTACCGTTGGGACATCGTGCTCGCCGGCAGCAATCGCACCCCGCTCGACGACGAGGAGAACTGA
- the pcaG gene encoding protocatechuate 3,4-dioxygenase subunit alpha, translating to MTALLPPTPAQTIGPFYGYALPFEGDNELVPPRSPGSIRLHGLVTDGDGQPIPDVLLELWQADADGTVVQRAGSLRRDGWTFTGWGRCATDDAGEYSFSTVQPGPIDGAAPYFLITVFGRGLLHRLFTRAYLPGPLAEADPFLAGVPTDRRATLIAAADTDGFRFDLRLQGADETVFLHYPGQ from the coding sequence ATGACCGCCCTGCTGCCGCCCACACCCGCTCAGACCATCGGGCCGTTCTACGGGTACGCACTGCCGTTCGAGGGTGACAACGAGCTGGTGCCGCCACGCTCCCCCGGCTCGATCCGCCTGCACGGACTCGTCACCGACGGCGACGGCCAACCCATCCCGGATGTACTGCTCGAACTCTGGCAGGCCGACGCCGACGGGACCGTCGTGCAGCGAGCCGGATCGCTACGCCGAGACGGGTGGACCTTCACCGGCTGGGGACGCTGCGCCACCGATGACGCCGGCGAATACTCGTTCAGCACAGTCCAACCCGGACCGATCGACGGCGCGGCACCCTACTTCCTGATCACCGTGTTCGGTCGCGGCCTGCTGCACCGGCTGTTCACCCGCGCCTACCTGCCAGGTCCACTCGCCGAGGCCGACCCCTTCCTCGCCGGCGTGCCCACGGACCGGCGCGCCACCCTGATCGCCGCGGCCGACACCGACGGATTCCGTTTCGACCTGCGCCTACAGGGCGCCGACGAGACCGTCTTTCTCCACTACCCGGGGCAATAG
- a CDS encoding lyase family protein: MSDLFWPGDHRAGDLMSDEALLRALVEVENAWLAALVGNGAAPAEAAADLRPLVGADDLTTIAVGAEADGNPVSGLVSLLRSRTDGAASAWLHRGLTSQDTLDTALMMSVRDVLHRIEQQVRSQVRALLALIDAHRDAPLLTRTLTQPALPGTAGRKFGVWLTAILDAADTLAALPPIPVQIGGAAGTLAAQVELAGSVQAARALVSAAADTVGLADSPPWHTTRAPVTRIGDALATCCDAWGHLAGDLAVAGRPEIGEFTEGGGGGSSTMPHKNNPVLTVLLRRAALVAPGLAATLHAASASSIDERSDGGWHAEWSTLRTLSRHTVTAGAQAAQLLTGLQFHPDRADANLVSAQGILTEQETMSRLAGHAASPDYLGATAALVDDVVARAHRYLEGVSP; encoded by the coding sequence TTGAGCGATCTGTTCTGGCCGGGTGATCACCGCGCAGGCGACCTGATGAGCGACGAAGCGCTCTTGCGTGCCCTCGTCGAGGTCGAGAATGCTTGGCTGGCAGCACTTGTCGGCAACGGTGCGGCGCCGGCGGAGGCGGCAGCAGACCTCCGTCCGCTCGTCGGGGCGGACGATCTCACGACCATCGCCGTCGGTGCCGAGGCCGACGGCAATCCCGTCAGCGGGCTGGTGTCGCTGCTGCGGTCGCGCACCGACGGCGCCGCTTCGGCGTGGCTGCATCGGGGACTGACCAGTCAGGACACCCTCGACACGGCACTCATGATGAGTGTGCGTGACGTCCTGCACCGCATCGAGCAGCAGGTGCGGTCGCAGGTGCGGGCGCTGCTGGCACTGATCGACGCGCACCGTGACGCTCCCCTGCTCACCCGCACCCTGACCCAGCCCGCACTGCCGGGCACCGCGGGCCGCAAGTTCGGCGTCTGGCTCACCGCCATCCTCGACGCCGCCGACACCCTGGCCGCTCTCCCTCCGATTCCCGTCCAGATCGGCGGCGCCGCAGGCACTCTCGCGGCGCAGGTCGAATTGGCCGGTTCGGTGCAGGCCGCGCGTGCGCTGGTGTCCGCAGCGGCCGACACCGTCGGTCTGGCCGATTCGCCGCCGTGGCACACCACGCGCGCCCCCGTCACCCGCATCGGCGACGCCCTGGCGACCTGCTGCGACGCATGGGGCCACCTCGCAGGCGACCTGGCGGTCGCCGGACGTCCCGAGATCGGCGAGTTCACCGAGGGCGGCGGTGGCGGGTCGTCGACGATGCCGCACAAGAACAATCCCGTCCTCACGGTGTTGCTCCGACGGGCCGCGCTGGTCGCACCGGGCCTCGCCGCGACCCTGCATGCCGCGTCGGCGTCGAGCATCGACGAACGCTCCGACGGAGGGTGGCACGCCGAGTGGTCGACGCTGCGCACCCTGAGCCGTCACACCGTCACCGCCGGCGCCCAGGCCGCGCAGTTGCTGACCGGTTTACAGTTCCATCCCGACCGCGCCGACGCCAATCTCGTCTCGGCCCAAGGCATTCTGACCGAGCAGGAGACGATGTCGCGTCTGGCCGGGCACGCGGCGTCGCCGGACTATCTCGGCGCCACCGCCGCCCTGGTCGACGACGTCGTGGCGCGCGCACACCGCTACCTCGAAGGAGTCAGCCCGTGA
- the pcaC gene encoding 4-carboxymuconolactone decarboxylase gives MAFRREVLGDAHVDRANAASTGLTEEFQQFITRYAWGTVWTRPGLDRRSRSMITLTALIARGHHEELAMHIRAARRNGLTVDEIKEVILQSAIYCGVPDANSAFRIASSVLAEEI, from the coding sequence ATGGCGTTCCGCCGTGAGGTTCTCGGCGATGCCCATGTCGATCGGGCGAACGCCGCCAGCACCGGCCTCACCGAGGAATTCCAGCAGTTCATCACCCGCTATGCCTGGGGAACGGTCTGGACGCGGCCCGGACTGGACCGACGCAGCCGGTCGATGATCACGCTCACCGCGTTGATCGCGCGCGGCCATCACGAAGAACTCGCCATGCACATCCGCGCCGCCCGCCGCAACGGACTCACGGTCGATGAGATCAAGGAGGTCATCCTGCAGAGCGCCATCTATTGCGGGGTGCCCGATGCCAATTCGGCTTTCCGCATCGCGTCATCCGTGCTGGCCGAGGAGATCTGA
- a CDS encoding YchJ family protein, which produces MRVVSSDGRCPCTSGLTFGECCGPLLEGRRRAPTAQALMRSRFTAFAVGDREYLLATWHRRTRPDDLELDDEIDWYRLDVTETSGGGPFDDVGEVAFVAHHRIDGARRTMSEHSRFVRENGRWYYVDALA; this is translated from the coding sequence ATGCGTGTGGTGTCATCCGATGGGCGGTGCCCGTGTACCTCCGGGCTGACTTTCGGCGAGTGCTGCGGACCGCTTCTCGAGGGTCGGCGGCGCGCACCGACCGCACAGGCATTGATGCGGTCACGATTCACCGCGTTCGCCGTCGGTGATCGGGAGTACCTGCTCGCCACGTGGCATCGACGCACCCGCCCAGACGATCTCGAGCTCGACGACGAGATCGACTGGTATCGCCTCGACGTCACCGAGACCTCCGGTGGTGGCCCGTTCGACGACGTTGGAGAGGTGGCCTTCGTCGCCCACCACCGAATCGACGGAGCGCGCCGGACGATGTCCGAACACAGTCGCTTCGTCCGAGAGAACGGCCGCTGGTACTACGTCGATGCGCTGGCGTGA
- a CDS encoding MBL fold metallo-hydrolase, translating into MYSVTAFGAVDVLTADNGGVLPYGNTVVVRGSDAVLVIDPSLALDDDPVGADAVMISHAHEDHIAGLRHFTADTFAHRHDAAAVGSLDTLIAGYGLDPEVVDAMTAELTDEYHLPAVRDGVVGVTDGHTFDLGDQTATVIHLPGHTAGHCGVLIEPAGFLYVADIDLTSFGPMYGDLGSSLEDYLASIDRVAEIDARWYGTFHHKGVVTGRPEFGTRLAAYRDRILEREDRLLEFLRQPRTFDEIVTHRLVYRPHVEAPWVRSVERRTAQLHLERLHAAGAVIAIGDGQTGLHTGVDQTQTRSGAVSTMSWVIA; encoded by the coding sequence ATGTACAGTGTCACCGCTTTCGGTGCGGTCGATGTACTGACGGCGGACAACGGCGGCGTCCTACCGTACGGCAACACCGTCGTGGTTCGCGGATCGGACGCTGTTCTGGTGATCGATCCGTCACTCGCCCTCGACGACGACCCCGTCGGCGCCGACGCGGTGATGATCAGTCACGCACACGAGGACCACATCGCCGGACTGCGACACTTCACCGCCGACACCTTCGCCCACCGTCACGACGCTGCCGCGGTCGGCTCCCTCGACACGCTGATCGCCGGCTACGGACTCGACCCGGAGGTCGTCGACGCGATGACCGCGGAGTTGACCGACGAGTACCACCTGCCGGCCGTTCGTGACGGCGTCGTCGGCGTGACCGATGGCCACACCTTCGATCTCGGCGACCAGACCGCGACGGTGATCCATCTGCCCGGACACACCGCCGGGCACTGCGGTGTGCTGATCGAGCCGGCCGGGTTTCTCTACGTCGCCGACATCGACCTTACCTCGTTCGGGCCGATGTACGGCGATCTCGGGTCGAGTCTCGAGGACTACCTCGCCTCCATCGACCGGGTCGCCGAGATCGACGCCCGCTGGTACGGGACCTTCCACCACAAAGGGGTGGTGACCGGACGCCCCGAGTTCGGTACGCGCCTCGCGGCCTACCGCGACCGGATCCTCGAGCGCGAGGATCGGTTACTCGAATTCCTGCGACAGCCACGGACTTTCGACGAGATCGTGACACACCGGCTGGTGTATCGGCCACATGTCGAGGCCCCGTGGGTGCGATCGGTGGAGCGTCGGACCGCCCAGTTGCACCTCGAGCGCCTCCACGCCGCGGGCGCGGTGATCGCGATCGGCGACGGGCAGACCGGGCTTCATACGGGCGTCGATCAGACGCAGACCCGGTCCGGTGCGGTATCGACCATGTCGTGGGTCATCGCGTAG
- a CDS encoding oxygenase MpaB family protein yields the protein MTLVPPTELVNTDQARTLYGHAGDTWIAAMWRADDLADAVVAERGSAALIHPALADGIGSLTGAPPALVALFDSLEREPDWLDHDRCDRAADALVRHFPAMAIVLGAASLLRGAGNSIAGKPLALTGRYSTMPGVRSVEVGEWLRRVLTPGGMRRGGEGFAYTVRVRMIHAHVRAHLLRTGSWEHEAWGVPIPQPYMAFTLAEFGHIAIEAMGTLGLRFTADELDDIYHLWRYVGHVIGMDDDLNPRNEADHRRIEELYRLTSPGPDAYDREFVTALNADYLIPEFANTMSLPQRWRVPVATAVMEGYERVFLGDADADALGIRRRRIARLLPRLSGIMHLMTRAQIRRAGGLEEFTRRAYTDRDTEMARMRAAYAMTHDMVDTAPDRVCV from the coding sequence ATGACTCTTGTGCCGCCCACCGAGCTCGTGAACACCGACCAAGCCCGCACGTTGTACGGACACGCGGGAGACACCTGGATCGCCGCCATGTGGCGTGCCGATGATCTCGCCGACGCCGTCGTCGCCGAACGGGGGTCCGCCGCTCTGATCCACCCGGCTCTCGCCGACGGCATCGGCTCGCTGACCGGCGCGCCACCGGCACTGGTCGCGCTGTTCGATTCGCTCGAGCGCGAGCCCGACTGGCTCGACCACGATCGTTGCGACCGCGCCGCCGACGCCCTCGTGCGGCACTTCCCGGCCATGGCTATCGTGCTGGGGGCGGCCTCGTTGCTGCGCGGCGCGGGCAACAGTATCGCGGGCAAACCGTTGGCGCTGACCGGGCGGTACTCGACGATGCCGGGCGTGCGTTCGGTGGAGGTCGGCGAATGGTTGCGCCGGGTGCTGACGCCGGGTGGGATGCGGCGCGGCGGTGAGGGTTTCGCCTACACGGTGCGGGTGCGGATGATCCACGCGCACGTCCGGGCGCATCTGCTGCGCACTGGTTCGTGGGAGCATGAGGCGTGGGGCGTCCCGATTCCGCAGCCGTACATGGCATTCACGCTCGCCGAGTTCGGGCACATCGCGATCGAGGCGATGGGCACGCTCGGGCTACGTTTCACCGCAGACGAACTCGACGACATCTATCACCTGTGGCGTTACGTGGGTCATGTGATCGGCATGGACGACGACCTGAATCCCCGAAACGAGGCCGATCACCGGCGGATCGAGGAACTGTACCGATTGACCTCGCCCGGCCCCGATGCCTACGACCGCGAATTCGTCACCGCGCTCAACGCCGACTATCTGATTCCCGAGTTCGCCAACACCATGTCGTTGCCGCAGCGGTGGCGGGTGCCGGTCGCCACGGCCGTCATGGAGGGATACGAGCGGGTCTTCCTCGGTGATGCCGACGCCGACGCGCTCGGCATCCGTCGTCGCCGGATCGCCCGGCTGCTACCCCGCTTGTCCGGGATCATGCACCTCATGACCCGTGCACAGATCCGCCGCGCCGGTGGACTCGAGGAGTTCACCCGACGCGCCTATACCGACCGGGACACCGAGATGGCGCGCATGCGTGCCGCCTACGCGATGACCCACGACATGGTCGATACCGCACCGGACCGGGTCTGCGTCTGA
- a CDS encoding TetR/AcrR family transcriptional regulator, protein MRRRLLDATTTLLAERPDSLPTTQDIADHCDVSIGTVYRYFADVGDILFDLRQEAIQQISTDLAVGIGQAIDAEPFAAITTVVDALTSSFERHAPVIAASLAGDSAEFGSAWAQIEAPLIPLGRILPTRLRPDLSPAELDDLVFLTMGATASLCLRVALARPATADRRRLVDTCARMLLAAFAIP, encoded by the coding sequence ATGCGCAGGCGCCTGTTGGACGCGACCACGACGTTGCTCGCCGAGCGGCCCGACAGTCTCCCGACAACCCAGGACATCGCAGATCACTGCGATGTCAGCATCGGGACGGTGTATCGCTACTTCGCCGACGTCGGCGACATCCTGTTCGATCTCCGGCAGGAAGCGATCCAGCAGATCAGCACGGACCTCGCCGTCGGCATCGGGCAGGCGATCGACGCCGAACCATTCGCCGCGATCACCACCGTGGTCGATGCCCTCACTTCTTCGTTCGAGCGGCACGCGCCGGTGATCGCGGCCTCGCTGGCAGGTGACAGCGCAGAGTTCGGGTCGGCATGGGCGCAGATCGAGGCGCCGCTGATCCCGCTGGGACGCATCCTCCCGACGCGCTTGCGCCCGGATCTGTCGCCCGCGGAGCTCGACGATCTGGTGTTCCTCACCATGGGTGCCACCGCGAGCCTGTGTCTCCGCGTGGCCCTGGCTCGCCCGGCAACCGCCGATCGCCGGCGACTGGTCGACACCTGTGCACGAATGCTGTTGGCGGCCTTCGCGATTCCCTGA
- a CDS encoding DUF998 domain-containing protein, producing MLSVRELSPRLIVVGILIAAAGVCYSSWVLEFFWASPLDPLRSFMSELDAEHRPHRLVYVYGDVITAVCAMLAGVLAFVPRPAVAGGFARGALVSLVVFGVSTITDALSPIECIPHVDPNCPSEPSGLLPQLHHIHAFTSSAAVFAIFIAMILGVVAAWRTPIWPVLRLLGLAILVVISVATVWMLAADNLSGDWLLGLAQRIQIGGMTLYLVVWGAAVAVQRRSITPSPASAA from the coding sequence GTGCTGTCTGTCCGGGAGCTGTCGCCGCGCCTGATCGTCGTCGGCATCCTCATCGCCGCCGCAGGCGTCTGTTATTCGTCGTGGGTGCTGGAGTTCTTCTGGGCCTCGCCTCTGGATCCGCTCCGCAGCTTCATGAGTGAACTCGACGCGGAGCACCGCCCGCATCGCCTGGTCTACGTGTACGGCGACGTCATCACCGCGGTATGCGCCATGCTTGCCGGGGTGCTGGCGTTCGTTCCTCGTCCCGCAGTGGCCGGCGGCTTCGCCCGCGGTGCGCTCGTCTCGCTCGTGGTATTCGGGGTGTCCACCATCACCGACGCGTTGTCGCCCATCGAGTGCATTCCGCACGTCGACCCGAATTGCCCGTCAGAGCCGAGTGGGCTGTTGCCCCAACTGCATCACATCCACGCCTTCACCAGCAGTGCGGCGGTGTTCGCGATCTTCATCGCGATGATCCTCGGCGTGGTCGCGGCCTGGCGGACACCGATCTGGCCGGTGCTGCGCCTGCTCGGCCTGGCGATCCTGGTGGTCATCTCTGTCGCGACGGTATGGATGTTGGCCGCCGACAACCTGTCCGGCGACTGGCTGCTGGGGCTCGCACAACGCATTCAGATCGGCGGCATGACGCTGTATCTGGTGGTGTGGGGCGCTGCCGTGGCCGTTCAGCGAAGGTCGATCACGCCCTCACCGGCGTCGGCGGCGTAG
- a CDS encoding AMP-dependent synthetase/ligase: protein MSESDPIFFPHESGREVATLPEAFQATVGMRPTAIALRTVGGIREISWAEYGRRVEAIARGLAALGVGPGDTVGIMLTNRPEFHLVDTAALHLGAVPFSIYNTSSPQQIEYLFGNAGNAVVVTEQMFVPAVRAASTAVTTTIVVDGPATGAITLDDVEQSGATDFDFAAAWQTVRPDDLATIIYTSGTTGPPKGVEITHRNIISELASLAEVVDVGFDDRVISYLPAAHIADRVSSHAANMVRGIQVTTVPDPREIAAALPEVRPTFFFGVPRVWQKIRAGIEAKLAEETSPVKKKLGAWAMKTGATAAQAQLDGRSPNAIAGALHALADKLVLQKVRSAIGMDQLTFAGSGAAAIPPEVLQFFLGLGIPVLEVWGMSETTGVSTMTTPENMRIGTVGKPVSGVEVTLADDGELLIRGPVVMRGYRKQPDKTAETIDSDGWLATGDIAEIDADGNVRIVDRKKELIINESGKNMSPTNIENALKAASSLIGQVVAIGDAKPFVSALLVLDPDAAAARAKALNMPDADVAALTGHPQVVEEVIGAVRLGNGRLSRVEQVKRFTIVPEAWEPGGTELTPTMKLRRKPIADKYAEHIELLYAADAGEGVIDLR, encoded by the coding sequence ATGTCCGAATCCGATCCGATTTTCTTCCCACACGAGAGTGGCCGCGAGGTGGCCACCCTGCCCGAGGCGTTCCAGGCGACGGTCGGTATGCGTCCGACCGCGATCGCGCTGCGCACCGTCGGCGGCATCCGGGAGATCTCCTGGGCCGAGTACGGACGCCGGGTCGAGGCGATCGCCCGCGGTCTGGCCGCACTCGGTGTCGGCCCCGGCGACACCGTGGGCATCATGCTGACCAACCGGCCCGAGTTTCATCTCGTCGACACCGCAGCGCTGCACCTCGGTGCGGTGCCGTTCTCGATCTACAACACCAGCTCCCCGCAACAGATCGAGTACCTGTTCGGCAATGCCGGCAACGCCGTCGTCGTCACCGAGCAGATGTTCGTCCCGGCGGTCCGCGCCGCATCCACCGCGGTGACCACCACGATCGTGGTGGACGGGCCGGCCACCGGCGCGATCACGCTGGACGACGTAGAGCAATCGGGCGCAACGGATTTCGATTTCGCGGCCGCATGGCAGACGGTACGGCCCGATGATCTGGCCACCATCATCTACACCTCGGGCACCACCGGTCCGCCCAAGGGTGTCGAGATCACCCACCGCAACATCATCTCCGAGTTGGCCTCACTGGCCGAGGTCGTCGACGTCGGCTTCGACGACCGCGTCATCTCCTATCTGCCCGCCGCACACATCGCCGACCGGGTCTCCTCGCATGCGGCCAACATGGTGCGCGGTATCCAGGTCACCACCGTCCCCGATCCGCGGGAGATCGCTGCCGCGCTCCCCGAGGTGCGACCGACGTTCTTCTTCGGGGTGCCCCGCGTCTGGCAGAAGATCCGGGCCGGCATCGAGGCCAAACTCGCCGAGGAAACCAGCCCGGTCAAGAAGAAGCTGGGTGCCTGGGCGATGAAAACCGGTGCTACAGCAGCGCAAGCGCAGCTCGACGGCCGCTCGCCGAACGCGATCGCCGGCGCCCTGCACGCCCTCGCCGACAAGCTCGTCCTGCAGAAGGTGCGGTCGGCGATCGGCATGGACCAGCTCACCTTCGCCGGGTCGGGTGCTGCCGCGATACCGCCGGAGGTGCTGCAGTTCTTCCTCGGACTGGGGATACCGGTGCTGGAGGTGTGGGGCATGTCGGAGACCACAGGCGTCTCGACGATGACCACGCCGGAGAACATGAGGATCGGAACCGTCGGCAAGCCGGTATCGGGTGTCGAGGTCACCCTCGCCGACGACGGGGAACTGTTGATCCGGGGGCCGGTGGTCATGCGCGGCTATCGCAAACAGCCCGACAAGACGGCCGAGACGATCGACTCCGACGGGTGGCTGGCCACCGGTGACATCGCCGAGATCGACGCGGACGGCAACGTGCGGATCGTCGACCGCAAGAAGGAACTCATCATCAACGAGTCCGGAAAGAACATGTCGCCCACCAACATCGAGAACGCACTGAAAGCGGCGTCCTCGTTGATCGGGCAGGTCGTCGCGATCGGCGACGCCAAACCGTTCGTGTCGGCGCTGCTCGTACTCGATCCCGACGCCGCGGCCGCCCGTGCGAAAGCGCTGAACATGCCCGACGCCGACGTCGCAGCCCTCACCGGGCATCCGCAGGTTGTCGAGGAGGTCATCGGCGCGGTCCGACTCGGCAACGGTCGACTCTCCCGTGTCGAACAGGTCAAACGATTCACCATCGTGCCCGAGGCGTGGGAGCCCGGCGGCACCGAACTCACCCCCACGATGAAGTTGCGGCGCAAGCCCATCGCCGACAAGTACGCCGAGCACATCGAGTTGCTCTACGCCGCCGACGCCGGTGAGGGCGTGATCGACCTTCGCTGA